The following is a genomic window from Candidatus Hydrogenedentota bacterium.
GCGAGATCAAACACATACAAATTGTAGTCCCTGCATCCTGCGGCCAAGGTATGCCCGTCCGTGCTGAAAGCCAGCCCCTCCCATGCGCGCGGTCCCGCGAATTCCGCGGTCTTCCGCCAGAGAGCCGTGTCCCACAGACGGAGCATTCGGTCGCTGCCGCCTGTGGCGAGCGTCTTGCCGTCTGGACTGAAGGCGACACTATACACCGCGCCTTCGTGTTGCTGTAGACGGATGAGGCATGTATTCGTGTTCATATCCCAGATAGCGACGGGCGTCTTGCCGCGCGCGGGCCATTGTCCCGTGCCCACGGCAAGTTGTCTGCCATCCGGGCTGAAGGCAAGGCTCATTGCGTGATTATCTTGTTCGAGCTTCGTGCGGACATTTCCGGTGGCCGTGTCCCATAGAATGACATTCTGATCGACCCCTCCCGTTGCCAGCGTACGCCCGTCGGGGGAAAAGGTCGCTGCGAGAACTGCGCCCTCATGGCCGCGCAGTTCTGCATTCAGTTTCCCCGAGTCTGCGTCCCACAGACAGGCTGTACCGTCTTCCGAAGCCGTGGCCAACAGAGCACCGTTCAGACTGAAGGCCAAAACGTTGACAGCGCCCGAACGCTCACGATGGAGCGTTCTCTGGCCCACTGCGCCGAAATCCCAGCACTTGATGGTTCCATCATCAGAAGCTGAAAGGACTGTGGAACTGTCGGGCAGGAATACGATCCGGTTTACATAGCTGCTATGTCCGGCAAAGGTGGCGGCCAGTTCTCCTGTGGCGGCTCTCCAAACCCAAATCCGGCGATCGCTGCCTGCCGCAGCGAGATATATGCTGTCGGGGCTATAGGCCAATGTTGTAAACGATTCATAAGCGCGCAAATCAATAGTGCGTACGATCTCCGTTGTAGCTGCGTCGATGATTGTGACCGCCGTGCTTGCGAGGGCAATCTCCTTTCCATCTGGAGAGAAGGCAACCGCGTCGCCTTGAATGGCACTTGGCTGCTCCAGAGTCTTGATGCATTCACCCGACGCGGGATTCCAGAAACGGACAGGGTCGTTGTACCCATCGGTTACGATGAACTCTCCACGGGGATGCCAAGCAGTTGCCAGGACTTGTCCTTCGTGCGGGGTCAGGGAAATCGATTGACTGGATTGCGTCAGGTTCCAGATACGGGCGGTTCCATCAGCGCTCGATGTGAGAAGCAGCGCGTCATCGGGCGAGAATTGGACTGTGTATACGTTGTCTTGGTGACCCATTAACTGATTGACCACTTGCCCATCGCTTGCGTTGAGCAGGATTACGGTATCGTCCACACTGGAGGACGCGAGCCGTTTGCCGTCGTGCGAGAAAGCGAGGTCTGATACGGCCTCCGTATGAACCTGTTTTGTCCAGCGCGGAATCATGCTAAGAAGAGAATCCTGCTGCGCGGTGTGGCAATCCCATACGGTAATGATTCCATCGATGGTCCCCGTTGCAGCCAGACGGCCATCCGGAGTCACTGCCAAGGCATTGACAGGGCCCTCATGCGCTCGTATCGTCATGACGTCGTGGTGACAGGCGGCCTGCAAAAAGCCCCATTCCCAGTTCCTTAGGTGCGGTGGACATTCGGCAAGCGCCAGACGGGCCTGATCGTACTGCCGCTGTTCCACACAACGTTCCGCCAAGCCAATGGATGCGTAGTACGCGGACTGGTCCGCCTGCGCGCGGGCAGTCTCAGCGACTTCCCTTGTCTCCTCCGCCCGGAACCGCGCTGCTTGCTCGCTGCCGTGTGCCTGATAGAGCCGGACGTTATAAAAAGCGCTGACCGCAATGATGAGCAACAATGCTGTGGCGCCAGACAAGAGGACAAGGCGGTGTTTACGGATGAAACGCGCGAGCCGCTCACTGAGCTTGTAGTGGTAGGCATCTACGAGAGCGCCGGACAAGAAACGCTCGACCTCGGCAGCAAGTTCTCTTGCGGAAGCGTAACGATTGGCGGGCTCTTTGGCCATGGCGCGTTTGCAGATTGAGATGAGTTCTTCCGGCGCATCCTGTTCAAGGGTACGAACCGGCGTCGGGGATTCCTGGATGACCTTATCAAGGACTTCCTTGAGGTTGCCGCCGTTGTAGGGTGCTTGCCCGGTGAGATATACGTACAGCACCGCCCCAAGCGCGTAAACATCAGACCGTTCGTCCACGAGGTCGATCTGGCCCCGGGCCTGCTCAGGAGACATGTACATCGGGGTGCCTATGGCTTGCCCGTAACGGGTTTTTGCAAGCGCAACCGTATCACCAAGATACAAGGCATGAAAGGTCTGTTCCAAATCTTCACGATGGGCGTCTCTGTCTCGGCTGCACTTGGCAAGACCCCAATCCAGCACGACCGTTTCACCAAACTCGCCTACCATGATATTAGCAGGTTTAATATCTCTATGTATAACCGATCGATTGTGAGCATAGGCCACTGCGTTGCACAAGGCGACGAAGTGGGGAAGCATGCGCAGCCGGTTTTCGAGCGTTTTCGCCTCCGTGAGCGCGGCATCCAGTGTTCGACCGCGCACGAATTTCATTGTGTAGTAAAGATTGCCGTTTGAGCGCCGGCCAAGTTCATAAACGGGGACAACCGCAGGGTGTTCCAACTGACCGGTGATACGTGCTTCCTGAAGAAAGCGAGCCATCAAGGGAGTGTCTATCCGGGCCGGGCTATCAGGCCCATTGGGGCAGATTTCTGGCAACAACTCCTTCAACGCGATATCGCGCCCTAGAAAGGCATCATAAACAAGGAGGACACGTCCCATGCCGCCGTGGCCATGTACTCCGAATTCGCTGTATCTTCCCGGAGCTTCTTGGACCGTCGAGGACGCACCGTCCCACTCGCCGCGGGCCTCGGGCGACACCTGAATCTCCAGATTCCCGTCACGTGTACGGTGTACACAACCCGCGAAGGAATGCAGAAGTTGTTCGTTGCCGCCGAAAGCAGTAAGCGTGGCCTCCGCGTCTCCGTGATGGGCTGCAATGGCGGCGTCCACAAATTGATTGAGTAGATGAACATCATTCTGAGACAGCACATCCGCCTCTCGAAGAAACGCGGCTATCTCCTTGTCCGGTTCGACAGCCCATTTCGCTGCCGCGGTAACCAATTGAGCCGGAGTCACGCGCCGCAACTGCACCGCCAGTATGCCAAACAGAAGATTTCTGTCCTTGTGTCTCATGGTGCTGACGTCCTATTTCGAACCCCTTTGAACGCCGATTGATATCGTCAAGGTATTTCACTATGGAGAGGTTTAGAGAATCAAATGTTCTCATCTCCGGCCGTACGGCCACCACTCTATACGCCAATTGGACCTCTAACCGCTACCGGCGACAATACCTACTACCTCCAGAAGGAGTCCCAGACCGCCGCGGCGTAGTCCCAGAACAGGTTCCAGGCGTTGTGCCAGTCGGCCGTGACGCTGACGGGTGCAAATACGCCGATGGGCAGCGCCGCGGGGATGTTGCCGCGCGTGTATTCGAGCATCCATGTGTCGGCCGTCATGTTGTAGCCCTTGCCCTGGCCGGGTTCGAGCACGGCGCAGTCGCCGGGCAGATAAACGGTCGCTTCGGTCTGCCCCTCGGTATATGTTCGCATCTCGCCCGCAAACATGCAGTCGTACACGGTCATGTCGGCGTACCGTCCTGAGAACCCTTCGCTGCCGATGGGCGTGCCGAAGAGGAGGACGTACTCCTTTGTCGAGGCATAGAGGATGGTCAGTTCGCCCAAGGTGCCGCCGGTCCTGTTGAAATGCCAGCGCATTTCGCCGCGAATCTTTCCAGGGTACCGTTCCCGGAGCGCCTGATGGATGGCGGCAATGCCTTCCTCCACCGGCCGGCCCACGCCCAGTTTCGCGATCTCGTGGATATCCTCGGGTTCGAACACATAGCCGCTGTCGCATCCCGCAAGCAACAGAAGCGCCGCCAAACCGATGCCGCCCAAAGTACGCATCGTTCAGGTCCTCCCGCCTTTTGTTCTGGTTCCAGACCTGCCCTACGCCCGAGCCGCGTCCGCCGCGCGCGCTTCGTCGAGCAGTTGGATGCCCTCGAAGCGGCAGAAACGGCGCAAATCATCCGTCATGTCGCCATAGCACGTGACACGATGCAGGCCGTGCGCCCAATTGCGCCAGAGTACGCCGATGTCGCCGTCTACCTTCACGGTGACCTTTGTGCGGCAGCCGCGCTCCGTGTCGGGCACTTCGATAATATCTCCCGTGAAATAGCGCAGCGTGTCCGCGCCGATAAGAATGCCCTGGGTCACGCGCTCGCCTGCGCGCATGTACACTTGCGGCACCGCGCCTTCCTGCCGTTCCATGATTGTGCGCAGCTTGTACGGGCATGCCTCGCCGTTCGGACCGTTCATCTTGGTCGAGCCGAGACAATGCGCCAAAATGATCGCGTCTTTTGACTCATCGACGGTCGGGTCGCTGATAAAGCCCGGCTTACCCGACATCGCCTGCATGAGGAGAAACGTCATGGCCGAGGTCAGGTCCGACTCGCAGATGCCGGCAAGGCCCATGTCGTTGAGCCGGGTGAAACCTATGCAGGGGAATGCGGGCAATTTCCGGTACATCGACCCGTAACAGTCGACGGTGATCGCCGTGCCGCTTTCCTCATCCAGCAGTTGCTCGAAAGCGAGCGCGAGCCGGCACGACCGCACGATTTCATCGCGCGGCGGCTCTACCACCTCGACCGCCCCCGATATCCAGCGTTCGGCCTCGGCCTCCGCTGTCGCGGGCGCGACGCTTTCATACGCGGCCAGTACACGGTCCCGGTCGATGCGCACGATGCTCGTGCCGAACTTGTCTTTTACCGCCTGGAGGAATTCGGCTTTCGGATCCTGAGCCGTGACGTTCAGAATTTTCGCTTCGCGCAGGTGATGGATTGCCCGGAAGGGGCGCACCGCCGCCGCCAACTGCCCCATATCGCTCGTGAGCATGCACGACAGCCGCGCCCCTGCCTCGCTGCGCTCCAGCGCACCGAAACCCGTCCATTCATGCCCGGAATACGGCGATGCAAACAAGACTGTGGGCTTGCGGGACTTGAGCAGCTCCTGCACTATCTCCATGACGCCCATGGACAGATGAACGGCCAGAATGCCGTCGACATCGCCCAGACGCTCCGCCAGCTGCGCGGCCTGCTCGCGGCTGGTGACCAGTTCCGTTACTGCGAAGTCCACGTCTCCGAAATCGGCAGGGCGGCTTTGGAACTCGCTTTCATAACGCTCGATTTCGGCGTTCAGGTCCATCGTCGGGGTGGGCCACAGCGCCTTCGGTATGCCCAGGTACAACTTCGCGACCCGCACCTTCGTGCCGCGGCAGCCCGGACTGACCAGCGGCGTGCCGGCCCCATATGCCTTCATCGACGGCGCGAACAGCCACAAGGCCGACCCAGCCACGCCCAGTTGCAGGAATTCACGGCGACCCAGTGGAAACTTCATAGCAGGAACCCTCCTTCATGCGCGTTGTACCCGTGGTCAGGCATCCCACACACTCCTTGTTCAAGGCGCCGTCATTATGGCCCATGCGGCAGGGAAGGGCAAGCGCCGTGAAACGTGGGAGCTTGCTGCCGGTTTGGACCGCGGGAGCACGCTGCCGCACCCCAGGGCAGGGGGAGGAAAACGCCGAGCGCCTGCTCCAAGGCAGGCGCTCGAAGAGGGTCCGTTCAAGCCGCGCGGTTCGGGCGCGGGTCATTGATACACGTAGATATAGGGACCGTAGCCGTTCGGTGCGCGGCGATCGGGCAACAGATTGCCAAGAGGTACGGTCACATTATTGCCGTCTATGATAATCTGGTATGTGTCCGTACCGCGCGCTTCACCCGTGCGCCGGTCCTCGTAGTGGAAATCGAGCTTCCCATTGTCGTCGAGGTCGCGTGTCGCCATGAAGTAGGCGCGCATCCCGATAATATGATACAGGTCGTCGGGATACGTGTTCATGATGTTCAGCGTTGCCTGGTCCCAAGTGTCGTTGTTGGTCGGGGCGGGCGGCGGAATGCCGAAGGTGCTGCCGCCGGGGCCGACGCTGATGAGGACAAATGCGTCGTAACTCGCGGGGGGAAACGTGATGCCCTGCAAGAGCGGGTCTGTCGGGTCCCAACTCAACGCGTAGAAGTCGTTTGGGTTCTGGGCGGCGCGCGTGACCCAGTACTTGCGCGCTTTCTCGAATTGCCGCTTGTTTACCGGGATGTAGATCAGGGGCCGTTTCTCTTCTTCTCCAATCCGGCTGAATTCCGTCAACTGCGCGGCGTTGTTGCCGTTGTAGCGGACTGTGTCGGGGAATGATATCTTGCCCGTAGCCTGGTCCTTGATGCCGACGGGTGAGAATTCGAACAGACTGAGGGCCCCGTCGCGGTCCGCGTCGTAGCCGTCCGAAAAATTGTCGTAGTAGTCCGTTACGCCGTGCAGTCTGACGAACGACATGAACGGACGCAGGCAAAACAACTCATTATCCGGCGGACGCACGCCCGTATTCGTGTATTTCTGGTCGCCCGCGAAGGTGATGTAGCCGTAGGCAGGCGGGTAGGTCCCGTGCGTGGCATAATACTGGGCCAAGGCCGTCCGCAGTTCGTTCATGGTCGCCTGCAACGAACGAACGCGTGCCCGTTCGATAAGCCGCGGCCCAACGGCGAAAATCATCGCGGCGAGAATCGCAATAATCGCAATAACTGTCAGCAATTCAAGAAGCGTGAACCCGCGCGCCTCGCTTCGTCTCATGACATGCACTCCCCGGGTAAATGAGACACAGCCACACGCTTCAATCTTACCACGCCTGTTGAGAACGGTCAAATAATGCAGTATTCGCACTTTGTGGTTTTCGACGGCCGTGTCGTTGCAGGCGGGTTTCCGGTGCGTTCTGCAGGCTGAACTCCGTCCAGCCGTGGTGCTATAATCTTTCGCCTTTGCGCTCTGCGGCCCGCAGACCGCATGGGGAAACAAGAAAAGCGGTCTAATCGGGAGAACACGCACATGTTGGGTTGCAGCTACGGGAGCATGTTTCAGACCACCGTCGCGGGTGGAAGTTACCAGGAAGGACTGACCGTAGTCCTTCAGGGGGTTCCGCCCGGGCTGTATATCACGGATGCGGACATATACGAGGCGTTGCTCACGCGCAAGCCGGGCCAGAGCGAACTGGCCTCGCCGCGCCGGGAAGCGGACGTACCGGTGATCTACACGGGGGTCAACGCCGCGGACACGATGCCGGGATTCTCGAACGCGGGTTATACGAACGGTACGCCGATGACGATCCTGATCCCGAACGTGGACCGCCATTTCGAGCACATCGAGCAGTACCAGGTGACGAACCGGACGCCCCGGCCCGGCCATGCCTCTTATGCTTCGTACCAGAAATACGGCGAGTGGGACGATTCGATCGGCGCGGGCTTCTTCAGCGGGCGCTACACGTCCACGATTGTGGCGGCGGGCGCGGTGGCGCGGCGCATCCTGCGCGAGCACGGCATCGAGGTGTTCGCCTACGTGAAGGAGGCGGCGGGTGTGCGCGCATCGGAGGTGGACCTCGAAACGGCGCGCGAGAAGGTCGAACGTTTCCGCAAGGTGCGTCGCGAGTATGACCCGATCTACCAGTGGGTGTTTGCCGAGGGGCGGATCAACCCGCACATGCGGTTC
Proteins encoded in this region:
- a CDS encoding protein kinase; this encodes MRHKDRNLLFGILAVQLRRVTPAQLVTAAAKWAVEPDKEIAAFLREADVLSQNDVHLLNQFVDAAIAAHHGDAEATLTAFGGNEQLLHSFAGCVHRTRDGNLEIQVSPEARGEWDGASSTVQEAPGRYSEFGVHGHGGMGRVLLVYDAFLGRDIALKELLPEICPNGPDSPARIDTPLMARFLQEARITGQLEHPAVVPVYELGRRSNGNLYYTMKFVRGRTLDAALTEAKTLENRLRMLPHFVALCNAVAYAHNRSVIHRDIKPANIMVGEFGETVVLDWGLAKCSRDRDAHREDLEQTFHALYLGDTVALAKTRYGQAIGTPMYMSPEQARGQIDLVDERSDVYALGAVLYVYLTGQAPYNGGNLKEVLDKVIQESPTPVRTLEQDAPEELISICKRAMAKEPANRYASARELAAEVERFLSGALVDAYHYKLSERLARFIRKHRLVLLSGATALLLIIAVSAFYNVRLYQAHGSEQAARFRAEETREVAETARAQADQSAYYASIGLAERCVEQRQYDQARLALAECPPHLRNWEWGFLQAACHHDVMTIRAHEGPVNALAVTPDGRLAATGTIDGIITVWDCHTAQQDSLLSMIPRWTKQVHTEAVSDLAFSHDGKRLASSSVDDTVILLNASDGQVVNQLMGHQDNVYTVQFSPDDALLLTSSADGTARIWNLTQSSQSISLTPHEGQVLATAWHPRGEFIVTDGYNDPVRFWNPASGECIKTLEQPSAIQGDAVAFSPDGKEIALASTAVTIIDAATTEIVRTIDLRAYESFTTLAYSPDSIYLAAAGSDRRIWVWRAATGELAATFAGHSSYVNRIVFLPDSSTVLSASDDGTIKCWDFGAVGQRTLHRERSGAVNVLAFSLNGALLATASEDGTACLWDADSGKLNAELRGHEGAVLAATFSPDGRTLATGGVDQNVILWDTATGNVRTKLEQDNHAMSLAFSPDGRQLAVGTGQWPARGKTPVAIWDMNTNTCLIRLQQHEGAVYSVAFSPDGKTLATGGSDRMLRLWDTALWRKTAEFAGPRAWEGLAFSTDGHTLAAGCRDYNLYVFDLATGQPVHVLRGHGAYVHDIVFGLQDSRLMTAAGDGTIRLWDALAGRELISIEGHGGSVASVDFSVRHNMFASCSSDGLIRLWTAFPWQGPDIESEARLESYNRRYWKQERSRNSAWANPHGHVLLPKQRLPLASNPSMTEEFSINHSIILDTVAVNDIRATMATVSGRIVNTGGGAITEYGVCWSTTDPPTIDGPKTPSIGHFDGTYTLAMNGLQPATEYFVRAYAVNEAGDVGYGQSNNFRTADKPPIELPTVTIYAAPLEITSTSGKIYGTLEARGGTVSESGVWYSDNDSDPRREKQAAFLPGVQESETRFYCVLSSLKPDTTYYVRGYVKTEAGETYGEPVIKFKTAAVVTAAPTPPATPPSPPAATPQQPSAPQVVVHSTPAAPAPAPSQQSGGAWEQVMQPPQPARPAPVSPPPAVTRPSPPPPPPPTPEPPRQDGTKFYRGGRGGKPGW
- a CDS encoding prepilin-type N-terminal cleavage/methylation domain-containing protein, which encodes MRRSEARGFTLLELLTVIAIIAILAAMIFAVGPRLIERARVRSLQATMNELRTALAQYYATHGTYPPAYGYITFAGDQKYTNTGVRPPDNELFCLRPFMSFVRLHGVTDYYDNFSDGYDADRDGALSLFEFSPVGIKDQATGKISFPDTVRYNGNNAAQLTEFSRIGEEEKRPLIYIPVNKRQFEKARKYWVTRAAQNPNDFYALSWDPTDPLLQGITFPPASYDAFVLISVGPGGSTFGIPPPAPTNNDTWDQATLNIMNTYPDDLYHIIGMRAYFMATRDLDDNGKLDFHYEDRRTGEARGTDTYQIIIDGNNVTVPLGNLLPDRRAPNGYGPYIYVYQ